Proteins from one Catenuloplanes atrovinosus genomic window:
- a CDS encoding DUF5130 family protein encodes MTHLDEPGGDTLPSDTDTQPDVLDGPFSTRQLLHIDEALRIADRETGLTFSVYVGDLADPQRAAAEKLHGQLEDPDRSVLIALSPNQRILEVVTGAEARRRIPDRDAKLACLSMAAAFAGGDLAGGVIHGLDQLATHAGRA; translated from the coding sequence CTGACCCATCTCGACGAGCCGGGCGGGGACACCCTGCCCAGCGATACCGACACCCAGCCGGACGTGCTGGACGGGCCGTTCTCGACCCGCCAGCTCCTGCACATCGACGAGGCGCTGCGCATCGCGGACCGCGAGACCGGCCTGACGTTCAGCGTGTACGTCGGGGATCTGGCCGATCCGCAGCGCGCCGCCGCCGAGAAGCTGCACGGCCAGCTCGAGGACCCGGACCGGTCCGTGCTCATCGCGCTGTCGCCGAACCAGCGGATTCTCGAGGTCGTCACGGGCGCGGAGGCCCGCCGCCGCATCCCCGACCGCGATGCCAAGCTGGCCTGCCTGTCCATGGCCGCTGCCTTCGCGGGCGGCGACCTGGCGGGCGGCGTCATCCACGGGCTCGACCAACTGGCCACGCACGCCGGTCGCGCCTGA
- the ctaJ gene encoding aa3-type cytochrome oxidase subunit CtaJ → MPLAVVGILAAVTLPGGDRRHREKRYRPGRPFEFTPVWFLSSPGQLAGRLAITSTTADDDAASANPHGPTGGASDRW, encoded by the coding sequence GTGCCGCTCGCCGTCGTCGGCATCCTGGCAGCAGTGACGCTGCCCGGGGGAGACCGCCGGCACCGGGAGAAGCGCTACCGGCCCGGCCGGCCGTTCGAGTTCACCCCGGTCTGGTTCCTGTCGTCGCCCGGCCAGTTGGCCGGCCGGCTCGCGATCACCTCCACCACCGCGGACGACGACGCCGCCTCGGCGAACCCGCACGGCCCGACGGGAGGCGCAAGTGACCGCTGGTGA
- a CDS encoding class F sortase, which translates to MPGPRYSPRAEHAGVRFPPRRPPPPPGRGPGTLGFLAVALLVIGLFAVSAGLGRLTDVRLPPLFDRPDEPPPREFPVLDASRPTRVTIPAIRVEAPVRGVGLAPDGSIAVPPASEHDITGWYEHGPTPGEFGSAVIVGHVDSDTGPSVFHRLPDLHDGDTIEITREDRTTAVFEVTSVELFDKTRLPVDRVYADFTRPHLRLITCGGQWSGGTVGYRDNVIVFATLTGTKDH; encoded by the coding sequence ATGCCCGGCCCTCGCTACTCCCCGCGGGCCGAACACGCCGGCGTGCGCTTTCCGCCACGCCGGCCACCGCCCCCGCCCGGCCGCGGCCCCGGCACGCTCGGCTTCCTCGCCGTAGCGCTGCTGGTCATCGGCCTGTTCGCGGTCAGCGCCGGCCTCGGCCGGCTCACCGACGTGCGACTACCGCCCCTGTTCGACCGCCCGGACGAGCCCCCGCCGCGCGAGTTCCCCGTCCTGGACGCCAGCCGCCCCACCCGCGTGACCATCCCCGCCATCCGGGTGGAGGCCCCGGTCCGCGGCGTCGGCCTCGCCCCCGACGGCTCGATAGCCGTGCCGCCCGCCAGCGAACACGACATCACCGGCTGGTACGAGCACGGCCCCACCCCCGGCGAGTTCGGCTCCGCCGTCATCGTCGGCCACGTCGACAGCGACACCGGCCCCTCGGTCTTCCACCGCCTCCCCGACCTCCACGACGGCGACACCATCGAAATCACCCGCGAGGACCGCACCACCGCCGTCTTCGAGGTCACCTCCGTCGAACTCTTCGACAAGACCCGCCTCCCCGTCGACCGCGTCTACGCCGACTTCACCCGCCCCCACCTCCGCCTCATCACCTGCGGCGGCCAATGGTCCGGCGGCACCGTCGGCTACCGCGACAACGTCATCGTCTTCGCCACCCTCACCGGCACCAAAGACCACTAA
- a CDS encoding HNH endonuclease, producing the protein MPDIRPTVGSGALVLNVTYEPLCVVSVRRAAILVLSGKAALVTDGDGILHSARDEIPVPSVIRLTRYVRVPYRTHVGLSRRAIFARDGWRCAYCRGPAQTIDHVFPRSRGGMHAWENVVAACAKCNHTKGDKTPAELGWRLHGGAPAAPKGQAWRVLGHRLPDPRWADWLDIPLPDAEAAA; encoded by the coding sequence ATGCCTGACATACGACCCACGGTGGGCTCCGGAGCGTTGGTGCTCAACGTGACCTACGAGCCGCTGTGCGTCGTCTCAGTGCGTCGAGCCGCGATTCTCGTCCTTTCGGGGAAGGCCGCCCTGGTCACGGACGGGGACGGCATCCTCCACTCCGCGCGGGATGAGATCCCCGTACCGTCGGTGATTCGCCTCACACGCTACGTGCGTGTGCCGTACCGCACTCACGTCGGCCTGTCCCGCCGCGCGATCTTCGCCCGGGACGGCTGGCGCTGCGCGTACTGCCGCGGCCCGGCCCAGACCATCGACCACGTGTTCCCCCGCAGCCGCGGCGGCATGCACGCGTGGGAGAACGTGGTTGCCGCCTGCGCCAAGTGCAACCACACCAAGGGCGACAAAACGCCCGCCGAGCTCGGCTGGCGCCTGCACGGCGGCGCACCGGCGGCCCCGAAGGGCCAGGCATGGCGCGTCCTCGGCCACCGCCTCCCCGACCCCCGCTGGGCCGACTGGCTCGACATCCCCCTCCCCGACGCCGAAGCCGCCGCCTAA
- a CDS encoding mechanosensitive ion channel family protein, giving the protein MAAPAPTPSPSVLVPTVEASCATDRLCKQLMDLGVSGWIAEGGYWVIIKPLRIVAIIAIAVLIRFLIVRTITKLVTTTSNTAVPSILRPLHEKVPSALLDATAVFPERRRQRAEAIGSVLRSFVTAVVLGIAMLMVLAELGFDLAPLLASAGIVGVALGFGAQSLVKDVLAGLFMLIEDQYGVGDTVDLGEAIGVVESVGLRVTTVRDGRGVLWYIRNGEVIRVGNKSQGWAMVVVDMPIGFVNSEEATAVLREAAAAVAADPELATGLLEPPDVIGVEQVTVDGAVIRTVAKTTADGQLLVSRELRRRLTEALETSGIADRIAAARLFPRPAAPPGGTDAGRGGAT; this is encoded by the coding sequence ATAGCCGCACCAGCACCCACCCCTTCGCCCAGTGTTCTCGTGCCGACCGTCGAGGCCAGCTGCGCCACCGACCGGCTGTGCAAGCAGCTGATGGATCTCGGCGTGAGCGGCTGGATAGCCGAGGGCGGCTACTGGGTGATCATCAAGCCGCTGCGGATCGTGGCGATCATCGCGATCGCCGTGCTGATCCGCTTTCTCATCGTGCGCACGATCACGAAGCTGGTCACCACCACGTCGAACACGGCGGTGCCGTCCATCCTGCGGCCGCTGCACGAGAAGGTGCCGAGCGCGCTGCTGGACGCCACCGCGGTCTTCCCGGAGCGGCGGCGGCAGCGGGCCGAGGCGATCGGCTCGGTGCTGCGCAGCTTCGTCACCGCGGTGGTGCTGGGCATCGCCATGCTGATGGTCCTGGCCGAGCTGGGCTTCGACCTGGCGCCGCTGCTGGCCAGCGCCGGCATCGTCGGCGTCGCGCTCGGCTTCGGCGCACAGAGCCTGGTCAAGGACGTGCTGGCCGGCCTGTTCATGCTCATCGAGGACCAGTACGGCGTGGGCGACACGGTCGACCTGGGTGAGGCGATCGGCGTGGTCGAGTCCGTCGGACTGCGTGTCACGACGGTCCGCGACGGCCGCGGCGTACTGTGGTATATCCGGAACGGCGAGGTCATCCGGGTCGGCAACAAGTCGCAGGGCTGGGCGATGGTCGTGGTGGACATGCCGATCGGCTTCGTGAACAGCGAGGAGGCCACGGCGGTGCTGCGCGAGGCGGCCGCCGCGGTGGCCGCGGACCCGGAGCTGGCGACCGGCCTGCTGGAGCCGCCGGACGTGATCGGCGTCGAGCAGGTCACCGTGGACGGCGCGGTGATCCGGACCGTGGCGAAGACGACCGCGGACGGGCAGCTGCTGGTCTCGCGGGAGCTGCGGCGGCGGCTGACCGAGGCGCTGGAGACCTCCGGCATCGCGGACCGGATCGCGGCGGCGCGGCTGTTCCCGCGCCCGGCGGCACCACCCGGCGGCACGGACGCGGGCCGCGGCGGGGCCACCTGA
- a CDS encoding MFS transporter codes for MTAPDHDRPATYREVFSHFEFRVVYGAVALSNLADPMAKAAITLLVFQRTGSVALSALAFAVSYLPWLIGGPLLSTLADRYPYRTVIGVTLVFRAALFGVVALFHWPGGVLVAALFLSTLSAAPEQAARSALLPRVLPRDRLVVGLSLVGGLNQITQIVGYVVGAGLTAISSQLVLCITATLFAGAAAIVLIGLRGWAGTGSDQRGGTLLSGMGQGFGLVFGRPELRSIAILLFCAMFFVAVPEGLAAAWASELVDDDERGIAQGLIMAATPLGFVAGSLIVGRLVRPSRRRALIRPFAIVAPLTLVPAVLEPSVALVVLMVAACGFAVGGVLPPAQGLFAVVVPDGFRARAYGVMQTGVTLMQGAGVALTGLLAERFPLPGVVSSWSLAGVLVMVAVSLRWPSAQRFDAAIAAAADREPQPGRV; via the coding sequence GTGACCGCGCCTGACCACGATCGCCCGGCGACGTACCGTGAGGTCTTCTCACACTTCGAGTTCCGCGTGGTGTACGGCGCGGTCGCGCTCTCCAATCTCGCCGATCCGATGGCCAAGGCCGCGATCACCCTGCTGGTGTTCCAGCGGACCGGCTCGGTGGCGCTCTCCGCGCTGGCGTTCGCGGTCAGCTACCTGCCCTGGCTGATCGGCGGCCCGCTGCTGAGCACGCTGGCGGATCGGTATCCGTACCGCACGGTCATCGGGGTCACGCTCGTGTTCCGGGCCGCGCTGTTCGGCGTCGTCGCGCTGTTCCACTGGCCGGGCGGGGTGCTGGTGGCGGCGCTGTTCCTGAGCACGCTCTCGGCCGCGCCGGAGCAGGCCGCCCGGTCCGCGCTGCTGCCGCGCGTGCTGCCGCGGGACCGGCTCGTGGTCGGCCTCTCGCTGGTCGGCGGCCTCAACCAGATCACCCAGATCGTGGGGTACGTGGTGGGAGCCGGGCTCACCGCGATCAGCTCCCAGCTGGTGCTGTGCATCACGGCCACGCTGTTCGCCGGCGCCGCCGCCATCGTGCTGATCGGGCTGCGCGGCTGGGCCGGCACCGGCTCGGACCAGCGCGGCGGCACGCTGCTGAGCGGCATGGGCCAGGGTTTCGGGCTGGTCTTCGGCCGGCCGGAGCTGCGGTCGATCGCGATCCTGCTGTTCTGCGCGATGTTCTTCGTGGCCGTGCCGGAGGGGCTGGCCGCGGCCTGGGCCAGCGAGCTGGTCGACGACGACGAGCGCGGCATCGCGCAGGGTTTGATCATGGCGGCGACGCCGCTCGGCTTCGTGGCCGGCAGCCTGATCGTGGGCCGGCTGGTCCGGCCGTCCCGGCGGCGCGCGCTCATCCGGCCGTTCGCGATCGTGGCGCCGCTGACGCTGGTCCCGGCCGTGCTGGAGCCGTCCGTGGCGCTCGTGGTGCTGATGGTGGCCGCCTGCGGGTTCGCGGTCGGCGGCGTGCTGCCGCCGGCGCAGGGCCTGTTCGCGGTGGTGGTGCCGGACGGGTTCCGCGCCCGGGCGTACGGCGTGATGCAGACCGGCGTGACGCTCATGCAGGGCGCGGGCGTGGCCCTGACCGGCCTGCTGGCGGAGCGGTTCCCGCTGCCCGGCGTGGTCAGCTCGTGGAGCCTGGCCGGCGTGCTGGTGATGGTGGCGGTGAGCCTGCGCTGGCCGAGCGCGCAGCGGTTCGACGCGGCGATCGCGGCCGCGGCCGATCGGGAGCCGCAGCCCGGCCGCGTCTGA
- a CDS encoding globin codes for MATGEDVSFYEAVGGEPTFRKLVDKFYEGVASDPLLRPMYPEGDLGPASDRMRLFLMQYWGGPTTYSEERGHPRLRMRHAPFVVDAAARDAWLRNMRAAVDALDLPAEQHEQLWQYLERAAYFMVNKMD; via the coding sequence GTGGCTACCGGTGAAGACGTGAGCTTCTACGAGGCGGTCGGCGGCGAGCCGACGTTCCGGAAGCTGGTGGACAAGTTCTACGAGGGCGTGGCTTCCGACCCGCTGCTGCGGCCGATGTACCCGGAGGGCGACCTCGGGCCCGCCTCCGACCGCATGCGGCTGTTCCTGATGCAGTACTGGGGCGGTCCGACGACGTACTCCGAGGAGCGCGGCCACCCTCGGCTGCGCATGCGGCACGCCCCGTTCGTGGTCGACGCGGCCGCGCGGGACGCCTGGCTGCGGAACATGCGCGCCGCCGTGGACGCGCTCGACCTGCCGGCCGAGCAGCACGAGCAGCTCTGGCAGTACCTGGAGCGGGCCGCGTACTTCATGGTCAACAAGATGGATTAG
- a CDS encoding delta-60 repeat domain-containing protein, with amino-acid sequence MRRRLFAALALAAFTTAAGMMPAGADPAQPSVVSANPVDYTPHIKDGTVWSAVVVGDTVVVGGNFTSVTDRTGKRTYPRRHVFAFGLRDGVVRDFAPQVDGPVYAVTAGADGSVYLGGAFKAVNGVAQRGLGKVSLATGRNAAGFKAIINWGDVRSLGLAGGRLYAGGTFTAINGVPRTALARMNPATGAVDRGFDAKLSAPGKDRARVEHFDISPDGRKLVAVGVILRAGVKDRTQLVMLDVAGPGAVVSDWYTDSFKPSCRQGFQTYMRQVKFSPDGSYFVVVTTGRENHRQKLCDTASRWETAGSGRRVPTWQNHTGGDSLYAVAVTGSAVYVGGHQRWMNNPGGHEYAGPGAVSREGIAALDPRTGRALPWNPGRDRGVGVRSFVSTSAGLLVGSDTTRLAGEYHGRIGLFPRP; translated from the coding sequence ATGCGACGCCGTCTGTTCGCCGCGCTCGCGCTGGCCGCGTTCACCACGGCCGCCGGCATGATGCCGGCCGGCGCCGACCCGGCCCAGCCGTCCGTGGTCTCGGCCAACCCGGTCGACTACACCCCGCACATCAAGGACGGCACGGTCTGGTCGGCCGTCGTGGTCGGCGACACGGTGGTGGTGGGCGGCAACTTCACCTCGGTGACGGACCGGACCGGCAAGCGCACGTACCCGCGCCGGCACGTCTTCGCGTTCGGCCTGCGCGACGGCGTGGTCCGCGACTTCGCTCCGCAGGTGGACGGCCCGGTGTACGCGGTCACCGCGGGCGCGGACGGCAGCGTCTACCTCGGCGGCGCGTTCAAGGCCGTCAACGGCGTGGCGCAGCGCGGGCTCGGCAAGGTGTCGCTGGCCACCGGGCGCAACGCGGCCGGCTTCAAGGCGATCATCAACTGGGGTGACGTCCGGTCGCTGGGCCTGGCCGGCGGCCGGCTCTACGCGGGCGGCACGTTCACCGCGATCAACGGCGTCCCGCGGACCGCGCTGGCCCGGATGAACCCGGCCACCGGCGCGGTCGACCGGGGCTTCGACGCGAAGCTCTCCGCCCCCGGCAAGGACCGGGCGCGGGTGGAGCACTTCGACATCTCGCCGGACGGGCGCAAGCTGGTCGCGGTGGGCGTGATCCTGCGGGCCGGCGTCAAGGACCGCACGCAGCTGGTGATGCTGGACGTGGCGGGCCCGGGCGCGGTGGTCAGCGACTGGTACACGGACTCGTTCAAGCCGAGCTGCCGGCAGGGCTTCCAGACGTACATGCGCCAGGTCAAGTTCTCCCCGGACGGCAGCTACTTCGTGGTGGTCACCACCGGGCGGGAGAACCACCGGCAGAAGCTCTGCGACACCGCCAGCCGCTGGGAGACCGCCGGTTCCGGCCGCCGCGTGCCGACCTGGCAGAACCACACCGGCGGCGACTCGCTCTACGCCGTCGCGGTCACCGGGAGCGCGGTCTACGTCGGCGGGCACCAGCGCTGGATGAACAATCCGGGCGGCCACGAGTACGCCGGTCCCGGCGCGGTCAGCCGGGAGGGTATCGCCGCGCTCGACCCGCGCACCGGCCGGGCGCTGCCGTGGAATCCCGGCCGGGACCGCGGCGTCGGCGTCCGCTCCTTCGTCTCGACCAGCGCCGGCCTGCTCGTCGGCTCCGACACCACCCGCCTCGCCGGCGAGTACCACGGCCGCATCGGCCTGTTCCCCCGCCCCTGA
- a CDS encoding type III secretion system chaperone family protein has protein sequence MPWWSWRPGHAGGGEPESRGGTSTDSKVRVGVTPPAQREPERLVPTVELAPAVAPVTLRRVGDALDMLDIRYLADGDGSLLAMWERHAVLFTLEGPDDEILVMRARPHSTVPPDWADRAYRVVNEWNHTRRFCKAYVGDPTERGQLPIYAELQVPLGAGAHDALLVEMLDCGAAVATSFVDWLHDEGALL, from the coding sequence ATGCCGTGGTGGTCATGGCGCCCCGGTCACGCCGGTGGCGGCGAGCCGGAGTCCCGAGGGGGAACGTCGACGGACAGCAAGGTGCGGGTGGGAGTCACCCCGCCTGCTCAGCGCGAACCGGAGAGATTAGTCCCCACCGTCGAGCTGGCGCCCGCGGTCGCGCCCGTGACGCTGCGCCGGGTCGGCGACGCGCTCGACATGCTCGACATCCGCTACCTCGCCGACGGCGACGGCAGCCTGCTCGCCATGTGGGAGCGGCACGCGGTGCTGTTCACGCTGGAGGGCCCCGACGACGAGATCCTCGTGATGCGCGCCCGCCCGCACTCCACCGTCCCCCCGGACTGGGCCGACCGGGCATACCGCGTGGTCAACGAGTGGAACCACACCCGCCGCTTCTGTAAGGCGTACGTCGGCGACCCGACCGAGCGCGGCCAACTCCCGATCTACGCGGAGCTCCAGGTCCCGCTGGGCGCCGGCGCCCACGACGCCCTCCTCGTCGAGATGCTCGACTGCGGCGCGGCCGTCGCCACCTCCTTCGTCGACTGGCTCCACGACGAGGGCGCACTCCTCTGA
- a CDS encoding acyl-CoA thioesterase, giving the protein MRFVHHCALRWSDMDAYGHVNNTRFLTLYEEARVALIHALARERGGPSLVDEGTVIARHEIDYLRPVVYRSDAEAVPPPPVVRIELWIENLRGAQFTVVYELFDGERLASRARTVCVTYDLAAGRPRRLTAMETEFLGRYAAAAVVPS; this is encoded by the coding sequence GTGCGCTTCGTCCACCACTGCGCGCTCCGCTGGTCGGACATGGACGCCTACGGCCACGTCAACAACACGCGCTTCCTGACGCTCTACGAGGAGGCCCGGGTCGCGCTCATCCACGCGCTGGCCAGGGAGCGCGGCGGCCCGTCGCTGGTCGACGAGGGCACGGTGATCGCGCGTCACGAGATCGACTACCTGCGCCCGGTGGTCTACCGCTCGGACGCGGAGGCCGTACCGCCGCCGCCGGTGGTGCGCATCGAGCTGTGGATAGAGAACCTGCGCGGCGCCCAGTTCACCGTGGTCTACGAGCTGTTCGACGGCGAGCGGCTGGCCAGCCGCGCCCGCACCGTCTGCGTGACCTACGACCTGGCCGCGGGGCGCCCGCGCCGGCTCACCGCGATGGAGACGGAGTTTCTCGGGCGGTACGCGGCGGCGGCCGTGGTGCCCTCGTGA
- the ettA gene encoding energy-dependent translational throttle protein EttA, which yields MAQYIYVLEKARKAHGDKVVLDNVTLSFLPGAKIGVVGPNGAGKSSLLKIMAGLDRPSNGEARLMPGYTVGMLAQEPPLNDAKTVLGNIEEAVAETKAKLERFNKIAEQMATDYSDELMEEMGKLQEELDHADAWDIDAQLQLAMDALRCPPPDADVTQLSGGERRRVALCKLLLEAPDLLLLDEPTNHLDAESVQWLEQHLAKYAGTVLAITHDRYFLDNVAGWILELDRGRAIGYEGNYSTYLEKKAARLAVEGRKDAKMKKRLSEELEWVRSNAKARQTKSRSRLDRYEEMAAEAEKTRKLDFEEIQIPPGPRLGSTVIEVNGLVKGFDGRTLIDNLSFSLPRNGIVGIIGPNGVGKTTLFKTIVGIEQPDSGSVKIGETVQLSYVDQNRSGLDGDKTLWEVVSDGLDHMMVGKVEMPSRAYVAAFGFKGPDQQKPTKILSGGERNRLNLALTLKIGGNVILLDEPTNDLDVETLSSLENALLEFPGCAVVISHDRMFLDRVATHILAWEGDDENPAKWFWFEGNFEAYEKNKVDRLGADAARPHAVTYRKLTRD from the coding sequence GTGGCCCAGTACATCTACGTCCTGGAAAAGGCGCGTAAGGCGCACGGCGACAAGGTCGTGCTCGACAACGTGACGCTGAGCTTCCTGCCCGGTGCCAAGATCGGTGTGGTCGGCCCCAACGGCGCCGGTAAGTCCAGCCTGCTCAAGATCATGGCCGGGCTCGACCGGCCCAGCAACGGCGAGGCCCGCCTGATGCCCGGCTACACCGTGGGCATGCTGGCGCAGGAGCCGCCGCTGAACGACGCGAAGACCGTCCTCGGCAACATCGAGGAGGCGGTCGCGGAGACCAAGGCCAAGCTGGAGCGGTTCAACAAGATCGCCGAGCAGATGGCGACGGACTACTCCGACGAGCTGATGGAGGAGATGGGCAAGCTCCAGGAGGAGCTGGACCACGCGGACGCGTGGGACATCGACGCCCAGCTCCAGCTCGCGATGGACGCGCTGCGCTGCCCGCCGCCGGACGCGGACGTCACCCAGCTCTCCGGTGGTGAGCGCCGCCGCGTCGCGCTGTGCAAGCTGCTGCTCGAGGCGCCCGACCTGCTGCTGCTGGACGAGCCCACCAACCACTTGGACGCGGAGAGCGTGCAGTGGCTGGAGCAGCACCTCGCCAAGTACGCCGGCACCGTCCTGGCCATCACCCACGACCGGTACTTCCTGGACAACGTGGCCGGCTGGATTCTGGAGCTGGACCGCGGCCGGGCGATCGGCTACGAGGGCAACTACTCGACCTACCTGGAGAAGAAGGCGGCGCGTCTGGCGGTCGAGGGCCGCAAGGACGCCAAGATGAAGAAGCGCCTCTCCGAGGAGCTGGAGTGGGTCCGGTCGAACGCGAAGGCGCGCCAGACCAAGTCCCGCTCCCGCCTCGACCGGTACGAGGAGATGGCCGCCGAGGCGGAGAAGACCCGCAAGCTCGACTTCGAGGAGATCCAGATCCCGCCGGGCCCGCGCCTGGGCAGCACGGTGATCGAGGTCAACGGCCTGGTCAAGGGCTTCGACGGCCGCACGCTGATCGACAACCTGTCGTTCTCGCTGCCGCGTAACGGCATCGTCGGCATCATCGGGCCGAACGGCGTCGGCAAGACCACGCTGTTCAAGACGATCGTCGGCATCGAGCAGCCGGACTCCGGCTCGGTGAAGATCGGCGAGACGGTCCAGCTGTCCTACGTCGATCAGAACCGCTCGGGCCTGGACGGCGACAAGACGCTGTGGGAGGTCGTCTCGGACGGCCTGGACCACATGATGGTCGGCAAGGTCGAGATGCCGTCCCGCGCCTACGTGGCCGCGTTCGGCTTCAAGGGCCCGGACCAGCAGAAGCCGACGAAGATCCTCTCCGGCGGTGAGCGGAACCGGCTGAACCTCGCGCTGACGCTGAAGATCGGCGGCAACGTGATCCTGCTCGACGAGCCGACCAACGACCTCGACGTCGAGACGCTCTCCAGCCTGGAGAACGCGCTGCTGGAGTTCCCCGGCTGCGCCGTGGTCATCTCCCACGACCGGATGTTCCTGGACCGTGTCGCCACCCACATCCTGGCCTGGGAGGGCGACGACGAGAACCCGGCGAAGTGGTTCTGGTTCGAGGGCAACTTCGAGGCGTACGAGAAGAACAAGGTCGACCGGCTCGGCGCCGATGCCGCCCGTCCGCACGCGGTGACGTACCGCAAGCTGACCCGCGACTGA
- a CDS encoding alpha,alpha-trehalose-phosphate synthase (UDP-forming) produces the protein MAERSSFVVVANRLPVDEVTTPEGRQWRPSPGGLVTALHPVLVRHRGTWIGWAGGTGDAPEPFELEGINIHPVPLSAVELERYYEGQSNATIWPLYHDAVETPAYKRSWRETYRAVNQRFAQAAADVAAEGATVWVQDYQLQLVPAMLRELRPDLKIGFFLHIPFPPIELFMQMPFRTEILRGLLGADLVGFQQRLAAQNFIRLARHLLGLRYEGQMIQVDGRQVKAGAFPISIDTAQMEQMAADPAIQARAKEIRGELGNPKTVILGVDRLDYTKGIELRLKAFRELLSDGKLTVPDAVMVQVATPSRERVEHYQALRVKVEREVGRINGEFGRVGVPAVHYLHQSYSRSELAALYSAADVMMVTPLRDGMNLVAKEYVASRADTGGALVLSEFAGAATELRQAFLCNPHDPEGVKEVLLRAVSIEPAEARRRMRIMQRHLRAHDVEHWARSFLNELGVPEAA, from the coding sequence GTGGCCGAGCGTAGTTCCTTCGTCGTCGTCGCCAACCGCCTGCCCGTGGATGAGGTGACCACCCCGGAGGGACGCCAGTGGCGGCCGAGCCCCGGCGGACTGGTCACCGCGCTGCACCCGGTGCTCGTGCGGCACCGCGGCACCTGGATCGGCTGGGCCGGTGGCACCGGCGACGCCCCGGAGCCCTTCGAGCTGGAGGGCATCAACATCCACCCCGTGCCGCTGAGCGCGGTCGAGCTGGAGCGCTACTACGAGGGCCAGTCGAACGCGACGATCTGGCCGCTTTACCACGACGCGGTGGAGACGCCTGCCTACAAGCGGTCCTGGCGGGAGACGTACCGGGCGGTCAACCAGCGCTTCGCGCAGGCGGCGGCGGACGTCGCGGCCGAGGGCGCCACCGTCTGGGTGCAGGACTACCAGTTGCAGCTGGTCCCGGCCATGCTCCGCGAGCTGCGCCCGGACCTGAAGATCGGCTTCTTCCTGCACATCCCGTTCCCGCCGATCGAGCTGTTCATGCAGATGCCGTTCCGCACGGAGATCCTGCGCGGCCTGCTCGGCGCGGACCTGGTCGGCTTCCAGCAGCGGCTCGCCGCGCAGAACTTCATCCGGCTCGCCCGGCACCTGCTCGGCCTCCGCTACGAGGGCCAGATGATCCAGGTCGACGGCCGCCAGGTGAAGGCCGGTGCGTTCCCGATCTCGATCGACACGGCGCAGATGGAGCAGATGGCCGCGGACCCGGCGATCCAGGCCCGGGCCAAGGAGATCCGCGGCGAGCTGGGCAATCCGAAGACGGTGATCCTGGGCGTGGACCGGCTGGACTACACCAAGGGCATCGAGCTGCGGCTCAAGGCCTTCCGCGAACTGCTCTCTGACGGAAAGCTGACAGTTCCGGACGCGGTCATGGTGCAGGTCGCCACCCCGAGCCGTGAGCGAGTCGAGCATTACCAGGCGCTACGAGTCAAGGTTGAGCGCGAGGTCGGGCGGATCAACGGCGAGTTCGGACGGGTGGGCGTACCCGCGGTCCACTATCTCCACCAGTCGTACAGTCGCAGTGAACTGGCCGCGCTCTACAGCGCGGCCGACGTCATGATGGTTACCCCTCTGCGAGACGGAATGAATCTGGTGGCCAAGGAGTACGTCGCCTCGCGCGCCGACACCGGCGGCGCGTTGGTGCTCAGCGAGTTCGCGGGTGCCGCGACCGAGCTGCGTCAAGCGTTTCTGTGCAACCCACACGACCCCGAGGGCGTCAAGGAGGTGCTGCTGCGCGCCGTGAGCATCGAGCCCGCCGAGGCTCGTCGCCGGATGCGCATCATGCAGCGCCACCTGCGTGCTCACGACGTCGAACACTGGGCTCGCTCGTTCCTGAACGAGCTCGGCGTTCCGGAGGCGGCGTGA